The Sesamum indicum cultivar Zhongzhi No. 13 linkage group LG6, S_indicum_v1.0, whole genome shotgun sequence genome has a segment encoding these proteins:
- the LOC105163924 gene encoding F-box/LRR-repeat protein 3 has translation MQKNQALMTVTPFDSLAEEIVFQILDLLEPGPQDKKSFSVVCKSCHSIEARHRKTLKPLHADFIPGPVQRYTRVHHVDFTNCPRIDDKILTTVANAYSETLRSVDLSKSRFFTQVGLLSLAAKCAGLVELNLSNATELKDTGAAAIAEAKNLEKLWMSRCKLVSDIGIGCIAVGCKKLKLICLRWCVRVTDLGVGLIANKCRELRSLDLSYLPITDDCLSTILQLQNLKELALVGCHGIDDESLTNLKQGCKSLEVLDISNCDNITYNGLGSLTNSSGSLRQLNLAYCFSVTFDLEKCFYKLSALQFVKLDGCRVSCAAMKAIADCCESLKELSLCKCNGVTDEGLSYIAQKQRQLRKLDMTCCQEITDAAIASITTSCNYITSFRMEACVMVQNEGFVLIGQHCQSLEDIDITENVINDEGLEAISRCSKLLSLKMGLSMYGTDHGLSHVGRRCQNLVELDLYRCMWITDVGIAAIANGCPLLERINMAYCDKITDSSLTSLAKCLQLEALEIRGCPSVSSVGLSAIAMGCKHLTILDIKKCDINDAGLIHLAQYSQYLKQINISYCPVTDDGLKALASISCLQNLTILHVIRLTPDGLIAALLACQGLMKLKLHTHYKSLIPEAILGAIEERGCAIHWRNKPYWVNTIPFHL, from the exons ATGCAAAAAAATCAAGCTCTGATGACCGTCACACCATTCGATTCCCTCGCAGAAGAGATCGTTTTTCAAATCCTCGACTTGCTTGAACCCGGCCCACAAGACAAGAAATCCTTCTCCGTAGTCTGCAAATCGTGCCATTCCATTGAAGCCCGCCACAGGAAAACCCTGAAACCTCTCCACGCCGACTTCATTCCGGGCCCCGTCCAGAGGTACACTCGCGTCCATCACGTTGACTTCACTAACTGTCCAAGAATTGACGATAAAATACTCACAACTGTAGCCAATGCCTATTCGGAGACCTTGAGATCTGTTGATCTTTCGAAATCAAGATTCTTTACGCAAGTGGGTTTATTGAGTTTGGCAGCAAAATGCGCGGGTTTGGTGGAGTTGAATTTGAGTAATGCTACTGAGTTGAAAGACACGGGGGCTGCTGCCATAGCTGAAGCTAAGAACTTGGAGAAATTGTGGATGAGTAGGTGTAAATTGGTGTCGGATATTGGGATTGGGTGTATAGCTGTGGGGTGCAAGAAGCTGAAGCTGATATGCCTGAGATGGTGTGTTAGAGTTACTGATTTAGGTGTGGGTTTGATCGCCAATAAGTGCCGGGAGCTTCGTTCTCTGGATCTCTCTTATTTGCCG ATAACTGACGACTGCCTATCGACTATTCTGCAACTGCAAAACCTGAAAGAGTTGGCTCTCGTTGGATGTCATGGTATCGATGATGAGAGCCTTACGAATCTGAAACAAGGTTGTAAGTCCTTGGAG GTGCTTGATATTTCCAACTGTGACAATATTACCTATAATGGCTTGGGTTCTCTAACCAACAGCAGTGGATCCCTCCGCCAGCTTAATTTAGCATATTGCTTTTCT GTCACATTTGATCTGGAAAAATGCTTTTACAAATTATCGGCTTTGCAATTTGTTAAGTTGGATGGTTGCCGTGTCTCATGTGCTGCAATGAAAGCCATTGCGGACTGTTGTGAATCTTTAAAAGAGTTGAGCTTATGTAAGTGCAATGGGGTGACAGATGAGGGTCTCTCCTACATTGCACAAAAACAGAGGCAATTAAGGAAGTTGGATATGACATGCTGTCAGGAGATAACTGATGCCGCCATAGCAAGCATAACAACTTCATGTAACTATATCACTTCCTTTAGAATGGAGGCCTGTGTCATGGTCCAAAATGAGGGTTTTGTTTTGATTGGACAGCATTGCCAATCTCTGGAGGACATTGATATCACGGAGAATGTTATCAATGATGAAG GATTGGAGGCAATCTCAAGATGTTCCAAACTTTTGAGTTTAAAGATGGGATTGAGTATGTACGGCACGGATCATGGACTATCTCATGTGGGGAGGCGTTGCCAAAATCTTGTTGAGCTTGACTTGTACAG GTGCATGTGGATAACTGATGTCGGGATTGCAGCAATCGCTAATGGTTGCCCGTTGTTGGAGAGAATTAACATGGCTTACTGTGATAAGATCACAGATAGTTCTTTAACATCCTTAGCGAAATGTCTGCAATTGGAAGCACTTGAAATTCGAGGTTGTCCTTCTGTCTCTTCAGTGGGATTATCAGCCATTGCTATGGGATGTAAGCATCTTACCATCTTAGATATTAAGAAATGCGATATTAATGATGCTGGATTGATTCATCTTGCACAATACTCTCAATATCTCAAACAG ATAAACATATCGTATTGTCCAGTTACAGACGATGGACTTAAGGCATTGGCTAGCATCAGCTGTCTGCAGAATTTGACTATCTTGCATGTAATTCGATTGACTCCAGATGGCCTTATAGCTGCTCTTTTAGCATGTCAAGGGCTTATGAAATTGAAGCTTCACACTCACTATAAATCATTGATCCCTGAGGCTATCCTGGGTGCCATTGAAGAACGTGGTTGTGCTATTCACTGGAGGAACAAGCCATACTGGGTAAATACAATTCCCTTTcacttataa
- the LOC105163926 gene encoding U2 small nuclear ribonucleoprotein B'': MLTSDIPPNQTIYIKNLNEKIKKEELKRSLYALFSQYGRIVDIVALKTAKLRGQAWVVFSEVTAASNAVRQMQNFPFYDKPMRIQYAKTKSDCIAKAEGTYDKKKKQEEKAERKRRGEEGQQNATANGPRADTNGGAAAASRKPGPQEAAAEPNNILFIQNLPYETNSMMLELLFKQYPGFREVRMVEAKPGIAFVEFEDDSQSSVAMQDLQGFKITSQNPMAITYAKK, from the exons ATGCTAACGAGTGATATACCTCCGAACCAGACCATATACATCAAGAATCTCAAcgagaaaatcaagaaagaag AGTTGAAGAGATCTCTTTATGCCTTGTTCTCACAGTATGGGAGGATTGTGGACATTGTTGCATTGAAAACTGCCAAGCTTCGAGGACAGGCATGGGTTGTGTTCAGTGAAGTGACAGCTGCAAGCAATGCAGTACGACAGATGCAAAATTTCCCATTTTATGACAAACCTATG AGGATACAATATGCTAAAACAAAGTCAGATTGCATTGCTAAAGCTGAGGGTACCTatgacaagaaaaagaagcaagaGGAAAAAG CTGAGAGAAAGAGACGTGGTGAAGAAGGTCAGCAAAATGCCACTGCAAATGGCCCCAGAGCCGATACTAATGGAGGCGCAGCT GCTGCCTCGCGGAAGCCAGGCCCTCAAGAAGCAGCTGCTGAGCCTAACAACATACTCTTCATACAAAATCTTCCGTACGAAACAAACAGTATGATGCTGGAATTGCTCTTCAAACAGTACCCTGGTTTCCGAGAAGTCCGGATGGTGGAAGCAAAGCCTGGTATTGCCTTTGTAGAATTTGAAGACGACTCGCAGTCTTCCGTTGCCATGCAGGACCTTCAAGGCTTTAAAATCACTTCCCAGAATCCCATGGCCATCACATACGCCAAAAAGTAA
- the LOC105163928 gene encoding probable 2-oxoglutarate-dependent dioxygenase At5g05600 has protein sequence MGEVDPAFIQALEHRPKPYSISAETIPIIDLTPLQQLPPSAPSGLVSEIGEACRDWGFFQAINHGVPSKCRREIESASRKFFALPKEEKRKVGRDEENPFGYYDGEHTKNVRDWKEVFDFAVLDPVVFPASHDPDDVEVKELFNKWPESLPELREACEEHIKAMEKLAFKLLELICLSLGLSKDRLNGFFNDQTSRVRLNYYPPCPAPHLTLGVGRHKDTGVLTILAQDDDVAGLEVKRKTDGEWILVKPSPDAYIINVGDIIQVWSNDKYESVEHRVVVNSDKERFSIPYFLYPSHYTWVEPLEELVKEQNPARFKRYNWGKFRATRNRGNLRKLDVENIQISHFRI, from the exons ATGGGAGAAGTTGACCCAGCTTTCATCCAAGCCCTCGAGCACCGCCCGAAGCCCTACTCCATCTCCGCCGAGACAATCCCAATAATCGATCTCACCCCTCTACAGCAACTCCCGCCGAGCGCCCCGTCAGGTTTAGTATCAGAAATAGGCGAGGCCTGCCGGGACTGGGGGTTTTTCCAGGCGATAAATCACGGGGTGCCCTCGAAATGCCGTCGGGAGATCGAATCAGCGTCCCGGAAATTCTTCGCGCTGCCGAAAGAGGAGAAGCGGAAGGTGGGGAGGGATGAGGAAAACCCCTTCGGGTATTACGACGGTGAGCACACGAAGAACGTCCGGGACTGGAAGGAAGTGTTTGATTTTGCTGTCTTAGATCCGGTTGTCTTTCCGGCTTCGCACGATCCTGATGATGTTGAGGTGAAGGAATTGTTCAATAAGTGGCCTGAGAGCCTGCCTGAATTGAG GGAGGCCTGTGAAGAGCACATTAAAGCAATGGAAAAACTAGCTTTCAAGCTACTAGAACTCATATGCTTGAGCTTGGGCTTGTCGAAAGATCGTCTAAACGGCTTCTTCAACGACCAAACGAGCAGGGTTAGGCTCAACTACTATCCGCCTTGCCCTGCTCCTCATCTTACTCTTGGAGTCGGTAGACACAAGGACACCGGCGTCTTGACCATCCTTGCTCAGGATGATGATGTTGCCGGACTTGAAGTGAAGAGGAAGACAGACGGCGAATGGATCCTCGTCAAACCTAGCCCAGATGCTTATATCATCAATGTTGGTGATATAATTCAG GTATGGAGCAACGACAAGTACGAGAGCGTGGAACACAGAGTGGTGGTGAACTCGGACAAGGAAAGGTTTTCGATTCCTTATTTCCTGTATCCATCGCACTACACATGGGTGGAGCCTCTGGAGGAGCTGGTGAAGGAGCAAAACCCCGCCAGATTCAAGAGGTATAACTGGGGAAAGTTCCGGGCTACTCGAAACCGAGGTAACTTGAGGAAACTTGACGTTGAAAACATTCAGATCTCGCATTTTAGGATTTGA
- the LOC105163927 gene encoding protein LURP-one-related 7 isoform X3, whose translation MEESSSVPFDEFNCPANFQIPFDLFVSKKNKGLGSPGNLRFTDSAGNSVYTVRKLSHKSADNRPDYTKKLLLDSSGDTLFTINRVSKGSWQGFRGNDEEKNLIFIVDKTLDELTRTEFKILLLGENNRDSKTELQMKGCPFKRACTIYKDDSIVAETSLMYKLGIGKIFVPRNRFRWLLQGMMPLCLQK comes from the exons ATGGAGGAAAGCTCCTCAGTCCCATTTGATGAGTTCAACTGTCCCGCCAATTTCCAAATCCCGTTTGATCTTTTTGTGTCCAAGAAGAATAAGGGGCTCGGGAGTCCAGGAAATCTCAGATTCACGGACTCAGCGGGTAATTCGGTGTACACAGTGCGGAAATTGTCCCACAAGTCAGCTGATAATCGTCCAGACTACACGAAAAAGCTGCTTTTGGATTCATCTGGGGACACCCTCTTCACCATAAACCGAGTAAGC AAAGGATCATGGCAAGGCTTTAGGGGAAATGATGAAGAGAAGAACTTGATATTCATAGTGGACAAAACGCTAGATGAGTTAACCAGAACtgagtttaaaatattacttctCGGCGAAAACAACAGAGACTCAAAGACTGAGTTGCAGATGAAAGGCTGCCCTTTCAAGAGAGCCTGCACCATTTATAAAGACGATTCCATAGTAGCTGAG ACCAGCCTAATGTACAAGCTCGGGATTGGGAAAATTTTCGTTCCTAGGAACCGGTTTCGG TGGTTGCTGCAAGGAATGATGCCATTGTGCCTGCAAAAGTAA
- the LOC105163927 gene encoding protein LURP-one-related 7 isoform X4, whose translation MEESSSVPFDEFNCPANFQIPFDLFVSKKNKGLGSPGNLRFTDSAGNSVYTVRKLSHKSADNRPDYTKKLLLDSSGDTLFTINRVSKGSWQGFRGNDEEKNLIFIVDKTLDELTRTEFKILLLGENNRDSKTELQMKGCPFKRACTIYKDDSIVAETSLMYKLGIGKIFVPRNRFRE comes from the exons ATGGAGGAAAGCTCCTCAGTCCCATTTGATGAGTTCAACTGTCCCGCCAATTTCCAAATCCCGTTTGATCTTTTTGTGTCCAAGAAGAATAAGGGGCTCGGGAGTCCAGGAAATCTCAGATTCACGGACTCAGCGGGTAATTCGGTGTACACAGTGCGGAAATTGTCCCACAAGTCAGCTGATAATCGTCCAGACTACACGAAAAAGCTGCTTTTGGATTCATCTGGGGACACCCTCTTCACCATAAACCGAGTAAGC AAAGGATCATGGCAAGGCTTTAGGGGAAATGATGAAGAGAAGAACTTGATATTCATAGTGGACAAAACGCTAGATGAGTTAACCAGAACtgagtttaaaatattacttctCGGCGAAAACAACAGAGACTCAAAGACTGAGTTGCAGATGAAAGGCTGCCCTTTCAAGAGAGCCTGCACCATTTATAAAGACGATTCCATAGTAGCTGAG ACCAGCCTAATGTACAAGCTCGGGATTGGGAAAATTTTCGTTCCTAGGAACCGGTTTCGG GAATGA
- the LOC105163927 gene encoding protein LURP-one-related 7 isoform X1 gives MEESSSVPFDEFNCPANFQIPFDLFVSKKNKGLGSPGNLRFTDSAGNSVYTVRKLSHKSADNRPDYTKKLLLDSSGDTLFTINRVSKGSWQGFRGNDEEKNLIFIVDKTLDELTRTEFKILLLGENNRDSKTELQMKGCPFKRACTIYKDDSIVAETSLMYKLGIGKIFVPRNRFRVTIFPGFNDHCLVASLIVIYFDGRRLWI, from the exons ATGGAGGAAAGCTCCTCAGTCCCATTTGATGAGTTCAACTGTCCCGCCAATTTCCAAATCCCGTTTGATCTTTTTGTGTCCAAGAAGAATAAGGGGCTCGGGAGTCCAGGAAATCTCAGATTCACGGACTCAGCGGGTAATTCGGTGTACACAGTGCGGAAATTGTCCCACAAGTCAGCTGATAATCGTCCAGACTACACGAAAAAGCTGCTTTTGGATTCATCTGGGGACACCCTCTTCACCATAAACCGAGTAAGC AAAGGATCATGGCAAGGCTTTAGGGGAAATGATGAAGAGAAGAACTTGATATTCATAGTGGACAAAACGCTAGATGAGTTAACCAGAACtgagtttaaaatattacttctCGGCGAAAACAACAGAGACTCAAAGACTGAGTTGCAGATGAAAGGCTGCCCTTTCAAGAGAGCCTGCACCATTTATAAAGACGATTCCATAGTAGCTGAG ACCAGCCTAATGTACAAGCTCGGGATTGGGAAAATTTTCGTTCCTAGGAACCGGTTTCGGGTAACCATTTTTCCTGGATTCAATGATCATTGTTTAGTTGCATCACtcattgttatatattttgatggaAGAAGGCTCTGGATATGA
- the LOC105163927 gene encoding protein LURP-one-related 7 isoform X2, with protein sequence MEESSSVPFDEFNCPANFQIPFDLFVSKKNKGLGSPGNLRFTDSAGNSVYTVRKLSHKSADNRPDYTKKLLLDSSGDTLFTINRKGSWQGFRGNDEEKNLIFIVDKTLDELTRTEFKILLLGENNRDSKTELQMKGCPFKRACTIYKDDSIVAETSLMYKLGIGKIFVPRNRFRVTIFPGFNDHCLVASLIVIYFDGRRLWI encoded by the exons ATGGAGGAAAGCTCCTCAGTCCCATTTGATGAGTTCAACTGTCCCGCCAATTTCCAAATCCCGTTTGATCTTTTTGTGTCCAAGAAGAATAAGGGGCTCGGGAGTCCAGGAAATCTCAGATTCACGGACTCAGCGGGTAATTCGGTGTACACAGTGCGGAAATTGTCCCACAAGTCAGCTGATAATCGTCCAGACTACACGAAAAAGCTGCTTTTGGATTCATCTGGGGACACCCTCTTCACCATAAACCGA AAAGGATCATGGCAAGGCTTTAGGGGAAATGATGAAGAGAAGAACTTGATATTCATAGTGGACAAAACGCTAGATGAGTTAACCAGAACtgagtttaaaatattacttctCGGCGAAAACAACAGAGACTCAAAGACTGAGTTGCAGATGAAAGGCTGCCCTTTCAAGAGAGCCTGCACCATTTATAAAGACGATTCCATAGTAGCTGAG ACCAGCCTAATGTACAAGCTCGGGATTGGGAAAATTTTCGTTCCTAGGAACCGGTTTCGGGTAACCATTTTTCCTGGATTCAATGATCATTGTTTAGTTGCATCACtcattgttatatattttgatggaAGAAGGCTCTGGATATGA